The sequence TGCGGGGCATACGTCATTCGCGTGCACGTGCCCACAAGCAGGCGTTGTGATATGCGGGTGGTGTTACCCATTCATCGCGCGCACTCAACGCAAATACACACACTTCGACGAAAGCGGTGCGACCGCAAATACGCTAGCGAGAACGAACGCTCAACGGCTAAACAACGCAGCGAATGGAGCGAAGAAGAGCGAGACGCGTCGCCATGAAAGAATTCGAGTCACGTGAGAGTGGGATGCGTTTCGGCCATCAGTCACAAAAGCACGTGATGGCAGAGCGGCTTCATTCACGTGCCTCACCTTGCGAGCCGTTCTGAGCGACTTGCGTCGCCTGCTGTAGCTCCTTCAAATGGTCAATCGTCATCTGTAGGAGATCTACCTTGTCGTTGCGCACGCCCTGTGGAGACAGACGCAACATAAAACCCCTTACACTCTTTCACTCGCTCACAGTGCGACAATAACAAGACCTGGGATCTCTTACTAGCCGGCAGTATCGCTCTCAGCTCGTCTAGACTCTGATTGATGCGGTCGCGGCGTCGTTTCTCGATGATTTTGTGCGGCGTCGCTTGTTCCTGCGACACACAAGCGAATGCAGTGACTGGAGTTACTTGTTTGTCGTTGTTAGTCACCCCTGGTTTGCGTTTTCGTTGTGATTTCCTTCCCTCCGAGACGGGCATGTCGTTAGTTGACCTGCTAGTAACAATAGCATGTAAACACGTTGGGATTTCGCTGTGTGAATGTGGTGGATAGAGCGCTCGCCTTCTGTCCGCCCTCGTCGTGGTTTCATCACGAGACTGAGATGTATCCGCGGTTTCCATCCCTTCTAGCGTGGTGTGATCGCTCACTCAGTGCGACAGTAGTGTTGCCGGAACTGCCGTGACCGTCGTTGACCAATCACAAGCGGATATGGTTTGTGGAATCACGTGAGTTGTATACCACGTGATTGAGATGGCATTGCACCGATCGCATTCACACACAGAAAATGTTACTTTGGCTCGGTAGTGTATGTAAAGGTGATTATGAATAAATTAGcgtaaataaaataattaaaaaaggTTTTGCAATCGTGTGCTAAAGaaataatcacgtgacaagaCTGCGTTGTGAATACACACGTGACTAAAGCACACGTGACTAAAGCACGCGCGTTACGGCAATGGCGGATCAGGATCGTTCTCAATTGACGTTGTCTTGGCAGGATAGTGCGTGGCTCCCTCATCTTAATTCATCCACGGCACTAGACTATTTCTCTCAGGAAAGCAATCCGTTTTACGACCACACGTGCAACAATGAACTCATCAAAATGCAACGTCTCGATCCCAGCCAATTGACGACGATGACGGGTATAGAATACGCTCTCGTGCACTCACAAGATCCGATACTGTACGTGATCAGAAAGCAACGCAGACTCTCTCAACATCAAGCTGTCACCCCATTGGCTGATTACTATATTTTGGCGGGAACTGTGTATCAGGCGCCAGATCTCTGTTCTGTTATCAACAGTcgtctgttgtctgcattGCATCATTTGCAGTTTGCGTTTGACGAATGTCGCTCGAAGGCTACATACGATCCTAAACGAGGCTACGGCTGGACGTTTCAGTGTGAAGGGAAGAAGAAAGAATCGGATGTGGCAAAAGATGAGGAACAGCAACAGAAAGTGTCTGTGTTTCAGAGGCATAGAGTTGATATGCTGCTTGGCAAACTGGCACATTCGTATCCTTCTAGAGTGGTTACCGGTCAACCTGGAGAAAAACCGGTGCCAACAGTTGGTAAAGGGGAGGCTAGTCAGAGAAATGTTAATGAGGACGAGGTTACTGCTGCGAATGACAAACAGCCACAGCAACAGAGTGGACAGGCGTTTGTCGATCAGACGCAGAAGAATGCACTCGACGACGCCAGGATTCCACCAGCTAAAAAGAAACGATTATAAGCACAATAGTTGATTAGAAACAAAACTATTATTATTAGGAGATAATATAATTACTGTAGAATAAATTTCAAACTAAAATGTGACataatttcaatttcaatCACACCATTATTGCTGATGTCTGAGAATGACAAAGAAAGTTTCATTTCGTGGTATCACAATGAGGCCACCCAACCATGATTTTTGAAGAATTAAGTTGAAACGCACATCGACTAGAAAACTGTTTAGTTTCATACAGCTGTGCATGCAGCAGGGGAGCCGtccaatttaattaattaactatactTTTCCCTTACAACATGATCATGTTCTCACAATGTCATGTGGTCAAAGTCTCAGGTGAACGGATGTGTAAGATACAGTTTTACTTACCCTAGCGCCTTGCACCTGACCTAACTGATGATGTCATTACAGAGGAGGATCTAAAAACAAGTTTCCGAATCCATTTTCTGGAGTTCCTTGTACTGCCAAGCTTTCTAAGTACTCTagccattaattaaatacacgATCCACGTGTACTGTATATGTACAACACTAGATGTTGTGTAATAACGATTTGCGATGCGATCATAGATATGAAACGCTGCGTGACCATAAAATTTGTGACGTAATGCTAATGCATAACAAACGAATGACGGGAGTTACTCCCTAGACACAGAACCGAAATGCGGAAGCTCTAAATTGTCTTGATCTCGTCGTCAACGCGCCAGAAAACATTTCCCCGGTGGGACTAAAAAAGGGATTGCCGTTTTCGCTTTACACATTATGTCGCATGCATTGTTATTAGATGACGCGTGATTAACCAATCAGAGCGCATGACGACCGGGGACTCCCCCAGGGACGGATATTATTACTCATTACGTCGATGCCTTACCTTACGTATTGGCCAGCTAGACGTGAGTAGCTTATTCATCGCGATTGTTCGTCATGCTGAACCTACGTAGGAGTATATCTCACAATAACTTGGATGAGACAGAGAGGGCAAAGAAGGCCGTACAACTGAATTATGTTCGCGATGGGAATCCCCCAAGCTTCAAGAACGACTGCTCCTGGACGTCCATCATTGTACCGgacatacacgtacacacacgagCCGAGAAGAAATTCATATCGGATGCATTGTTTGATGCGTACGTTCTGAGTGAACTCGAGAAATGTGGGGCCCTCAACTGGTGCGCAGGCGTGGCGGCTATGATGCCAGTACAGACATCTGGGGATGGCAACTGTTTGATGCATGCGGCATCATTGTTTATGTGGGGGTATCACGATAGGAGACTGGAGTTGAGAAGGGCCGTCTACGATGCTCTGGTGAAGGGAGCACGAGGGCATATTCGAGAACGATGGAAGAAGTTTCGTGAATATCAGAATAAGAATTGCTCGAATTCGATGGAGGTGTCGTTCGAGGAGACGACGTGGACCGAGGAGTGGTCACAGGTGGTCGACGTGGCTTGTCCTCGTTCGTTTGATCAACGATTCGATAGTCTCGAGGAAATACACATTTTTGTGTTAGCGAACGTTCTTTGTCGGCCGATCATCGTCATATCTCAGCACACACTCTATAGTGTCACAGGAGAGCCATTCCAACCGGTCACAATGGGGGGAATCTACTTGCCATTGCTTTGTGATTCGTTGCAATGTTGCAAGACGCCGATTGTGATCGGGTTTGCTAACGGTCACTTTTCTCCTCTTGTTTTTGTGCCTGAAGCAGCACAGGAGTTACCACAAGTTGTTCCTTTGGTTCGATCTGCTTTTACGTCTCTTCCTGTTCACTTTAAGTTTCAGAATGAGAGTTCCGAGAGTCTGCTTTCTGAGTATTTGGAGGTGACCGAGTTTGATGTTCCGTTGCCTAGTGGTGGGTTGAAAACAATTAATGTGGCTGCTTTCTTTCCTCATGCTCCACCACATCAAGACATTGTGAATGACTATATTGACCATCTTGTTACGCATCATCAACTTCTGCAGACTCAACAAGCTGCGGTATTGTCACCACAGAGGCTGCAAGTTTTGCCTTCGGCTCCTGCTCATGATGAGCTACAACAGCACGGAGGTCCACAGAGTCTTATTCACGATCAGTTCCCTAATATTCATCGTTATCATTGTCAGACTCCTGGCTGCCCCAATTATGGAAGTAAAGATCATAATTACCTTTGTTCCGAATGCTTTCATCAGCCAAGAATACTACTTCAAGGTGGTCAACGTTCTCAAAACCACTTGCCGTCCACAGTACCCAACGTTGGCAGTGAATTGCAACAGTTAAATCAAGCAATCAGATGTACCACAGTGAACTGCAACCGACCGCCTGATCCGCGTTTTTATCCTCACAAATGCATTGAGTGCCATGAGCGTGCAGTGTTCGAACAAAGTAGAAAAGAAGCAAACATGCACCATGAAAATGAGCGTATTTCTCAGTCTCATACAACTAGAGTTGTATATCCTGTTGAAGGTAAACCATCACCCAACATTCAGCAACTTCAAAATGCTCAAGGTCGGCGTTGTATTACTCCCGGCTGTCAGTGGTTTGCGGATCCTGAGCAAAGTGATCGTTGCTCGTCTTGCTTCGAAAGGTTTCTTTTGGAAGACACAAGACGGATGGATCAGCAGAGAGAAAGACTGACTCCGATGTTTACTGGCAATGAATCAGCCAACCATAGCAGTGAGATAAATGTTGAATTTCTGTTGGGCTCATCGGATGAGCCTCAAAACCAGTCACTACCAAAACAGGGCCCAATACATTCTCCTTTCACGAGGGAAGTCCCAGAAGTACGATTTCAGTGTCGTACTGAAGGCTGCACGAAGATGGGGAGTAACTACGACTACGGTTATTGTCAGGATTGTTTTGCGAAGTCAGTCGACAATTATCACACAACGAAGGAAGTTAGAAGATATTCAAAGAGTCCTTCGATCAGAAGAAACTCGTCTGCTCAATCGTTAACCGCCGCTCGAGTTGAGATTCCTCCTCGTTCCATGTCTGGTCCTGTAGATATCAGGACAGCAAATGGCAGTCCTGTCCCTTCGGACAACAAATGCCGCACTTGTAATTGCGAATTCTACGGAAATCCGGCGTTACACGGTTTTTGTAGTTCTTGTGCTAGAAAGTTTGGAGATGTGAGCAAATCACCGATACCAAGGCCAGTTGAAATGGAACCCGAGATCCCAAAAAGAGTCCAACCAAACGATCAGCCTCCTTCAGTGCCACCTCGACCACAACCGTCAAGGCGAGACATCTTCAACTACATTCCGTGTAAAACACACGGCTGTGCACGACTCCTTCTGAAGGATACACCACACGGTCTGTGTGATCGCTGTGCACAACAGGATCAGCATACTTGCAACTCGAGCACACCATCTTCCAATACGAAGGTTCAATCTCAAGCCGGTCAGTCGACCGATCAGTTGAAATGTCCCGTTCAAGGTTGTCACTTTTACGGAAGTCAGCAGTGTGCTGGTTATTGTTCTATACACTATTTTTCGCACGGACCGGGTGCTCGTTAGTGAAACAACGGGCAGTGAGCATCATtgaagttatcacagtaactTCAAAGACTAATCAGttcaagttgatatcaactatgtATTATACAGTAAACTTTACTAATTCTAAGATTGCCTGAGATGGTTGACATTTGGATTACTTCATGTTTAGTTATAAAATCAAGCAATGTATGTAGTGTTGTAGGTTGACCTAGAGTTAGTGTCTGacattttgtatttgctttCAGTCGTTATTTGTGTCTTTGTTACAAATGAAGCTACTCAATCAGAAATCTGGATTCTTATATTGTACAAATTTGTTGCCCTGTTTCTGCATGTTTTGCTACACAAATGCAATGGAAGATGCCATGTGTACCAGACAAGCTCCATCTTATATCTGTCACATTGGCTTATACATGATGTCATCTGATTACCAACCAATCACCATCCTCGCATGTGATCTACACGCCTCAAACTCATGGCCCCAGTGTATAGTCAATTAATGCACGGAATTCCAATTATAATAGTGGGTGTGTTGTTTGTGGCTTCGATTTCTTCAAACaagtacggtatccgtaggcgcctcgcgttagTAAGTAACAcatccaacggagttttcagatcgtctactgaaacgccgagtcttagctatacaatacgtatttgttgaaaccctagctgccatggaagtaaacatgctaACTTCcaagtagtttagattacatttataggcctggtataggtagtcgtcgttttgcgatcgtgatcaagacaattgaaatgtacagtctaggtatgcactcagttccgacagtggtatggtatttactgacatagaaattgatatcggcaaacattgactatcaacagtgttagatgcagcacagtgtagtaaaggattgattgtagtatgggacgtgtgaatagttgactgtaagtggcattcaactcctgaaggtgtttcttggttgtcacgtacacacagtccctagctacaatacaaaaggatggagcgatggaagttcatgaagctttttcgtcgccgtttgctcacctaaacgaatcgttcttagactcatctgtagtcgacacggaaacgatttttaattaaaggtaggtcctatcatgaaacgtggtcgtggggaggagaagtTTGAGATttgtgcgcacacacacacacacacacacacacacacacacacacacacacacacaccaaaagctccacccatataggaccacgcccctttctgttgtgcgacccggattagaagcctcgcttcTCTCGGCAATAATACAACTCTTTTTAACATTTGTAAGTATTGATAAAAACGTGTTTACGAAAATAATTTACGAAGAGGAAAAGCCTCATCTAATTCCAATGCGTATTAAAACGCGCTTCTGGACGTCGAGGCTACCACCGCCGTTTTGCAATCCAAGGCTCTGACGTCACGCATCTACCCGCGTGCGCATCACCAGGCAGCCAGAGCTTCTCCTATTTCCATCTCGCATGGCCGACGACGACGTCTACGACGACGACTTCGTCTGCAAGCTCTTCAGCAGTGGCATCGGCACGCGAAATGTCGCATCTCGTACGTCGGCCCTCGACTCGATCGCCCTGTGCCTGGAAACGTGGTCAACAGCCTGTCAGACGGCAAGCGAAGACAGACAGCGTGCACGAAAATTGTTGAGAGACTATCTGCCCACGCTATTGAGGCTATCAGACGTATGTCCGTTCGCCGACGTGTCAGTGAAGTGTCAGTCAATCCTCCAGTCCGCCGAGGTAACGCGATTGGCCAACTGTATGTCGTCTAGCAACTGAGTTGATACAGTGTGGCAGTCGGTTATTacttacatgtgtgtgtgttgctaatCTGTTGCTACACTTTCTCTCATAAGGCGCGCGGAGTTCGAATTCCGCTACGAAAGTACGACGGACCGACGTCGTTCATCGCTAACAGCAAGGTAAGCGTGATTCTAGACTGTCTGGGATTCTGCCGCTCAACGCGCGGGTGGGCGTGTTGAAGGTGTGCGACCGTCGTGGCCAATGAGTGGCGTGCGCGTGTTTTGTAGCCACGCCTACTCGAACCACGTGCGTTCCAAAATGGCGTCTCATTGGTTGTTGCTCTAGGTCGTGCCGTTGAATACCGAAAACGAAGAGGTGAGTCAAGATAGCGATTATTCCACATTCTCGGATGCGATACCGCTTGCGTCCGATTTGGTCCGGTTGTGTGCagtttggtcacgtgacttagccACAAGACGCAAGCTTAATAGGTGCGTGGGTGTAATCATTGTGTGTCATGTCTCAGACTCATGAGCTTTTCGTGGAGGCGTTCTTGGTCGACAATCGTGTGACCAACATGGTCCGACTGATGGGATACCATCCGAGATATCTGACGTGTTTCCTTCGATTTCATACTTACTTGATGTTTCAAGACGGACCCTTGCCTCTGCACCTTCGACACTATATTGCTATTTTGGTGAGAGGATACTCAGTGTTGGTTTcttttgattttgtttttgttccagttttttgtttgtctttgctgcatttgcttaattaactgtGTTGTCTGCCCTGTTGTAggtctttatgtttgtttgtctgtatgtttgattgtctgtttgtatgtctgtatgtttgtatgtctgtatgtttgtatgtctgtttgtctgtatgtatgtttgtatatctgtttgtctgtttgtctgtatgtttgtttgtctgtatgtctgtatgtttatttgtctgtttgtatgtttgtttgtctatttgtttgtttgtctgtatgtctgtatgtttgtttgtctgtatgtctgtatgtttgtttgtctatgtttgtatgtctgtctgtttgtatgtctgtttgtctgtttgtctgtatgtctatttgtatgtttgtttgtttgtttgtctgtttgtttgtttgtctgtttgtttgtttgtttgtatgtctgtatgtttgtttgtctgtatgtttgtatgtctgtatgtttgtttgtctgtttgtttgtttgtctgtatgtctgtatgtttgtttgtttgtatgtttgtttgtctgtttgtttgttggtctgtatgtttgtatgtttgtttgtttgtatgtttgtatgtcggTATGTCCATACTGTATTACCCCGCTTAGaagggcatgcccttataAGTGAGGTTTAGCAGAGAGTGAGACCAAGAAATCCCACAACTAGAAGGGCATGTCCTTAGAGGTGAGGTAACCTCGATTATCCAGACAGTCAGCAAGTTAGCACTTTCACAATCTGCAACTTGCAGCATGGCTGCGTCTGTAGGAGTTGGAGTGTCTAACAGTGGAATTTGAAAAACGGTTACCATCAGCCGATTCTGATAAGAAAAGAAAACTGCCAGAACATACACATTGAACAGGAAGCTTGTCGTCATATAGAAGTACAATGAGTATGGTGGTAACAGAGCAAGAGCATCACAAGCTCGCAGTGTACAATACCCCAAACTGGGTGAAGAAAACGGAGGAGTTTGCGAACTGACAGAACCAGAAGAAGGCATTTGCACAGGCATCATAGATGGGAACGACCGAGATGAAGACGAGAATGAAGGAGAAACAGTGATTAGATGTAGAGTGGAAATCTGTAGCACGTGAAAAGCTATGCATGTGCTTTAGTGAGTAGATGTTGTGACTTAGTAGATCTGTGTTAGTGggtagtgtgtgtttgaatgcATTGACATAGAACCGTGCATACATTGGCTGCAATGTTGAGTCATTCCCTCACCTAaaagggcatgcccttataCTCCGGGGTATACGGGCAGTCTGCTAAACCTCGTGCTGTAAAG is a genomic window of Corticium candelabrum chromosome 11, ooCorCand1.1, whole genome shotgun sequence containing:
- the LOC134186760 gene encoding tumor necrosis factor alpha-induced protein 3-like is translated as MLNLRRSISHNNLDETERAKKAVQLNYVRDGNPPSFKNDCSWTSIIVPDIHVHTRAEKKFISDALFDAYVLSELEKCGALNWCAGVAAMMPVQTSGDGNCLMHAASLFMWGYHDRRLELRRAVYDALVKGARGHIRERWKKFREYQNKNCSNSMEVSFEETTWTEEWSQVVDVACPRSFDQRFDSLEEIHIFVLANVLCRPIIVISQHTLYSVTGEPFQPVTMGGIYLPLLCDSLQCCKTPIVIGFANGHFSPLVFVPEAAQELPQVVPLVRSAFTSLPVHFKFQNESSESLLSEYLEVTEFDVPLPSGGLKTINVAAFFPHAPPHQDIVNDYIDHLVTHHQLLQTQQAAVLSPQRLQVLPSAPAHDELQQHGGPQSLIHDQFPNIHRYHCQTPGCPNYGSKDHNYLCSECFHQPRILLQGGQRSQNHLPSTVPNVGSELQQLNQAIRCTTVNCNRPPDPRFYPHKCIECHERAVFEQSRKEANMHHENERISQSHTTRVVYPVEGKPSPNIQQLQNAQGRRCITPGCQWFADPEQSDRCSSCFERFLLEDTRRMDQQRERLTPMFTGNESANHSSEINVEFLLGSSDEPQNQSLPKQGPIHSPFTREVPEVRFQCRTEGCTKMGSNYDYGYCQDCFAKSVDNYHTTKEVRRYSKSPSIRRNSSAQSLTAARVEIPPRSMSGPVDIRTANGSPVPSDNKCRTCNCEFYGNPALHGFCSSCARKFGDVSKSPIPRPVEMEPEIPKRVQPNDQPPSVPPRPQPSRRDIFNYIPCKTHGCARLLLKDTPHGLCDRCAQQDQHTCNSSTPSSNTKVQSQAGQSTDQLKCPVQGCHFYGSQQCAGYCSIHYFSHGPGAR
- the LOC134186776 gene encoding mediator of RNA polymerase II transcription subunit 6-like, with amino-acid sequence MADQDRSQLTLSWQDSAWLPHLNSSTALDYFSQESNPFYDHTCNNELIKMQRLDPSQLTTMTGIEYALVHSQDPILYVIRKQRRLSQHQAVTPLADYYILAGTVYQAPDLCSVINSRLLSALHHLQFAFDECRSKATYDPKRGYGWTFQCEGKKKESDVAKDEEQQQKVSVFQRHRVDMLLGKLAHSYPSRVVTGQPGEKPVPTVGKGEASQRNVNEDEVTAANDKQPQQQSGQAFVDQTQKNALDDARIPPAKKKRL